A region of the Leptospiraceae bacterium genome:
CTGGAATACAAATGGAAATTTATTTTTCACGAGAGATTTATTATAAAAACTGAATAAGATCAGTCTATAGTTAGTCAAAAAATTTCGTCAAATATATATATGAAAACAAGACTCAGAAAATTTATCTTACTGCAAGTAACGACTCTGATCGCTCTATTTGTAAGTTTTTTTTTCTCAGCCTGTGCTCTTGATCAGAATCCTAAGTTGTTTTATATATATGATTTGGTTCAAAAAAATTCAGTAAACACTTCATTAATTCAGTATACGGTGAGCGGAACAGTTACCGGGTTAACTGGTTCTAGTTTAGTTCTTCAGAACAATGGAGCAGATAACATTTCTATTCAAGGAAAGGGTAGTTTTACTTTTAACACTGCATTAAATGCAAATGCAACATATTCAGTGACAATCCTAACATATCCGTCTTCTCCTACACAATATTGCTCCATCGCAAACGGAAATGGATCTATCACAAATGCCAATATCACAAATATTACTATCACTTGCTCGGACTTATCGATAACCTACAGCGGGAGCCCTTTTACCTTTACGATAAATTCAGCAATTAATGCAACAATGCCGACAACAGTTGGATCTATTACATCATGTAGCGCAAATCCTACATTACCCGCAGGTCTAAGTATTAGTAATACCACATGTGAAATCACAGGCACTCCTACGACAAGTCAGACTGCAACTACTTATACAATTACAGCCAGTAATTCCATTCTCACGACGACAACTACGATCAGTATTACAATAAACTCAAATGCATTTTCTGTCACCTTCACAGGAAGTCCTTATACTTATACACAAAATACTCCTATCACGACAAACGCTCCTATCTTGATAGGAACACCAACATCTTGTAGCGCTAGTCCAGCATTACCCGCTGGTCTAAGCATAAATAATACGACATGCGCTATTAGTGGAACTCCAACAACGATTCAAACACTCACTACTTATGTCATTACCGCAAGTAATTCAAATTTGAGTATTACGACATCAATCGGTATAATTATCGATGCAAATCCTCCTTCTGCATTGACCTATACCGGAAGTCCTTATTCTTATAGTCAGAATTCAGCAATCACAACTAATACTCCTACAGTTACTGGCACAGTTACTTCTTGTAGCGCCGCACCGGTGTTACCCGCTGGTCTCAGCATTAATGCGACAACATGCGCGATTTCTGGAACACCAACAGGAACCCAAGCGGCTACTGCTTATACTATCACGGCGTCAAACGCATTCGGAAATACTACGGCTAATATAAATATTTCAGTCATAATTGCTGCACCTTCTGCTTTAACCTATACAGGAAGTCCTTATTCTTATAGTCAGAATACAGCAATCACAACGAATACTCCTACGGTCACTGGCACAGTGACATCTTGTAGCGCATCACCGGCGTTACCCACTGGACTCAGTATAAATGCAACAACATGTGCGATTTCTGGAACACCAACGGTGACACAGGCAACAACGATACATACAATTACTGCCACCAATGCGGGCGGAAATACAACTGCTTCGATTAGTATAACTGTGACAGCAACCCCATCTGCACTAACCTATTCAAGTAGTTCTTATACATTTAAGAATAATACGGCCATTGCAACGATAACTCCGACAGTCACCGGCACAGTAACCTCTTGTAGTGCAAGTCCTGTATTACCCACTGGATTAAGCATTCACAATACGACCTGCGCTATATCGGGAACACCAACAGTCAATCAAGGCACGACGAGTTATACAATTACAGCGAGCAACGCAGGTGGAAGCACAACGGCTACTTTTAGTATTATAGTGCAGACAACTGTCTACAAAATTTTCGTAACTGCTTCCACATTTAATGGAGACTTAAGGACTGCAGGTGGTGGCGGAGACGGTCCTGCTGGTGCGGATAATCTTTGTAATGCGGATGCCAATAAACCAAATACAAGTTCTTATAAAGCAATTTTATTCGCAAATGGTTTAAGAGAAGCAAGGCCAACTTTAAATAATTGGGTTTTACAGGCTAATACTGTGTATGTTCGTGGCTCTGATTCGGCACCTATTTTCACAACCAATGCTTCTAGTATATTTACCTTTGGATCGTTAACAAATCCTTTTGACTCAGGTGCTCAAAAACAATATTGGACGGGCTTTAGAGGATCTGGAAATGAATGGGAATTAGGATTGTTTAGATGTAATGAATGGGAAAGCTCATCGGGTATTATGACAGGACGTTTTGGATTGAGTGATGCTACTAGTTATAGTTCAATTTCAACTGGAGCGCAAAATAATTGCAACACATCAAAGTATCTTCTTTGTGCGGAACAATAATTTGTTGCCAATTCACTCCTAGATTATTTATTCTTAAGTTGCGAATTAAGAATATTACGTTTTATCAACAATGCAGACTTTAGAACAACTTCAATCTGGTAAATTAATTGGAACAAAAAATCTCAAACTCTCCTGTGGATTAAAAAAATTCCCAAGCGAAATACTCGCATTATCCGACACTTTGGAGCAATTGGATTTATCCGGTAATCAGTTATCAGAGCTACCGGATAATTTTGATTTGCTTAAAAATCTAAAAATTCTTTTTCTTTCAGATAATCATTTTACAAAGTTTCCAGGTATTCTTTCTAAATGTATAAACTTAGATATAATTGGATTTAAAGCAAATGAAATTGCAGAAATTGAAGAAGATGCTTTCCCAAATAACTTACGATGGCTTATCTTGACAAACAACCATTTGTCGCAATTACCAAATTCTATTGGCAAATGCTATCGCCTTCAAAAATTAATGCTCGCCGGGAATAGACTTACAACCCTGCCTGAAACCTTAGCTGAGTGTAAAAATTTAGAATTGCTTCGAATTTCAGCAAATAGCCTTACGGAAATTCCTGCATGGCTAGTATCTCTGCCAAAATTAGCATGGTTAGCATTTGCGGGTAATCCTTGTTCTGCTCATTATTTTTCGAGTTCTAATTTACCTGACATTTCATGGAATGAACTTGAAATAAAAGCTCAATTGGGGCAAGGTGCTTCTGGTATAATCCATAAAGCCGAGTGGATAACATCAAATAGGCGGTCTATAGCAATAAAGGTATTCAAGGGCGGAATTACAAGTGATGGACTTCCAATAGATGAAATGCTTGCATCGGTTGCAGCAGGAAGTCATCCTAATCTTGTTAAATTGATTGCAAAACTTTCCAATCATCCAGAGAACAATCAGGGTTTAGCGCTAGAATTAATTCCAGATACTTTTGAAAATCTAGGAAACCCGCCGAGCTTTGAAACCTGCACAAGAGATACTTTTAAAGAAGGCTTGCTTTTTCATCTTGATTCAATACTGAGAATACTTATGAATATATGCTCTGCAATAGAACATCTTCATTCTCGTGAAATCATGCACGGTGATTTGTATGCCCATAATACCCTAGTCGATAAAAGAAATTTCAAAATTCTCTTTGGGGATTTTGGAGCTGCAACCATTTATAAAAGTAATTCCAATGTTGTGGAAAGTATTATTCGCCTAGAAACAAGAGCCTTTGGCTGTCTTATGGATGACTTATTACAAAGAGTTTATGAAACTGAAATGGCATCAGAAGCTTACAAGTCCCTTATGAAAATTAAATTGAAATGTTTAGAAAATGAAGTTCTTGCGCGTCCTGACTTTACAAATATCAATAAAGGACTTGTTGCAATAAAGAAAGATTATTTTGATTGACTTGTGACTCCAACTGCCTTTCATTTGGAATTGTCTATGATGAATTCAAATAAGAAATTAGCAATGGCTGCTCTCGGAGCTCCAGATACAAGAAAAGTTACCGATGAGAAAGTTGAAACTGACATCAAAGTAAGTAATATCATCAGTATGAATGAAGTAACGATTTTTTTAGGGGATGATCATATCAAAGAAGTTCTTCGCTCCAATTACAATAGGCTCAGACATCTCTTCGATCGCTATACTGTTATAATAAAAGATAAACAAGACGAGCGAATTCGTCTGATGAAAAGTTTCGACCAGCCAATAGTAATTTTAAACCGTGACGTTCCTGAAAGCACACCAGCAATGTCAGTGCCATTCAATGATTATTTCCGAATGCTTAAGGGAGAAAAAAATACAGAGCCTTTTAAAGCTGAAATTTGTGTTCCAATAAAATATCGACAGTTTATTATCATTGGATATGTGCAAGTTTTACATTCTAAGAGACTAGATTTAAATTCCTTTAATCTAGTTGGACTTGCCGCTTCGTCTATTAAAAAGGAAATCAGTGAATATAAAAACTATGAAGAATCCACAGAAGTCTGCAAAGTGACAAGCATCACTGAAACTGAAGTTACTTTTTTACATTCATTAAACAAACACTTTTCACGAATTTTTCAAATGGGTTCGATTGTTATTCTGGATTTGTATTCGAAGGATACGCGGCTAACAGTAAAAGTCTCTATTAAGGGACTAAAGCCATTAGACAAATATTTTGCGGTCACAGGTCAGTATGTGAATATGTCAATTGATCAATATGAAAAGATTGAAGGACTATTAATTCCTCAAACAGCTTGATTTTTTCATTCTAAGCTTCCTTTGAATGAAAGCAGAATTTCTGTTCCGTGATTTGTTTTTGGACTTTCGATTGTTTTTATTTCAATATTAGCATTAGACATTTCTAAGAATTTTTTTACAAGTGGCATTCCATAACCTGCGCCTGATTCACCTTTTGTTCCCGGTCTACTAGTTGGCTTAGTTATATCAAAAATATTGTCCAAAATTCTTTGAGGGATTCCTATTCCATTATCTTTGATTGATAGAATTATTTGTTCCTCTTTCTGGAAGGCATGAATCTGAATGCTAGAATTTACAAATGAAAACTTAATTGCATTTGTTATAAGATTATCAATAACGGAGTGCGAAAAAGAGTTCGTATCAACATGTATTAAAAAATTTTTAGGAACATTTACCTCAATGCTTATTTCCTTTTCATGTAATAAATTTTTAAATATTAACAAAGATGAGTTGATTGTTTCTAATAAACTAACTGATTTGATATCTACATTGTATTTCTTATCTTGAATGCTATACATTTTCTTCACACTATCCAAGATTTCCATGCAATTTTTTGTAGCCTGTTGTAATATATCATTCATCTCAATGTAGACTTCTTGATTTTCAGGAAAAATCTGATTGATTGAATCTATTGCGACAATTGGATTTCTGAGATCGTGAAGTAATACTCGAAGCAACTCTTTGTTATTCTCATTTGTTCGTTTTAATTCTTCTGTTCTTTCTTTCAGGGCTAATTGTTGATTCACTCTCGCGAGTAATTCCGGCGGATTAAACGGTTTCGCAATATAATCCACACCACCAACAGCGAAAGCTTTTATTAGATTCTCTGGCTCAGACATCGCAGTTAAAAAGATGATAGGGATTTCTGAAAACCTTTCATCTTCTTTGATTAATTTGCAAGTCTCATAACCATCCATCTCCGGCATATTAATATCTAAAAGAATTAAATCTGGCATTTTTTTTTCGACAGCTTTCAATGCTTGAAATCCACTAGTAGCAAGGAAAATATTATATCCATGTTCTGATAAAACTTGTCCTAATACCTGAACATTTTTTGGCATATCGTCCACGATTAGAATTTGGTGTTGTTTTTTTAATTTTTCCATGAAATATTTTTTAACCCTGCTTATATCTTTAGTTTTAAGAAGAAATTTTTTTTAATTCATCCATTAAATCAGGAAACTGTTTTAGGAGAGAAATAATTTTATCAATATCAAATCGATCTGCATATATCTCTAAATCTCTTCCCCATAAATATAGCGGCTTATATTCATATTCCTTTCCCAGAGATTTGATTTGCTTCGCCAAACGAACAGTTTCCGCTACATCAATTACTTCAATAAGATCTTCCAATTTTTTCATTGTATCCGAAGCTATACTTTTGATGAGTATTCGAACATTGGATAAACTCAATCTTACTTCATTTTCAGATTGGCTTTCTTCGATATCTAATTGCTTAGATTCAACTTTATAGTTCAAAAATTCTGATATTTTTTCAATTAAATTTTTTCGACTTACTGGTTTTTGCAAATAACCATCACAAGAGTCAATCACTTCAGTCTTTGTTTGCTCAAAAGCCGAAGCAGTGAGAGCTATAATAGGAATGTCTTTAGTCTTATTATTAGATTTTAAAATCTGAATGGCTTCGACTCCATTCATAACAGGCATTTTAATATCCATAAGAATTAAATCAGGGCGATTTTCTTCTACCGCCTCAAGGGCAAGTTTCCCATTTTCAGCTTCAATTATTATTAAATTGCTAAAATCTTCTAGAAAATTTCGAACAAGTTGTCTATTCACAAAGATATCATCCACAACTAAGATTTTTCCAGGTTCAAAGTGAAATTCATTTTCTAAAATGTCAAAATTTTCTTCACTGCCAAGATTCGCATTGATGCTAAAGCCTGAGAATACTTCCAAATTTTTTAATACAATTTCAAATCGAGTCCCTTGATTAATTTCACTATGTAAGAAAATTTCTCCGTTCATTAATTTTATTAGTTTCCTAGCAATCGTTAAGCCAAGTCCTGTCCCACCATATACATTGTGATCTTGACCGGATCGCTGTGTAAAGGCATCAAATATTTTACTTTGATCCTTTTTTGGAATTCCTATTCCAGTGTCTTCTACTTCAATTAATAATTCTACTGTATTATCTTTCGAATTATAGGAAATCTGTTTAGCGGATACTTTGATGTAACCAGTATGAGTAAACTTTACAGCATTCCCTATTAGGTTTAGGAGAATTTGTCGTAACCGCAATTCATCCAGAACAATCCTATCCGGGAGCTCTTCCGAAATAATAAAATCTAGTTTTAATCCTTTTTCTTCCAATTTTTGAGAGAAGATTATTTGCATCTCTTCAAACATCTTCTTGAAGTGAACAACAGAATTGTTTAATTCAAATTTACCGGACTCTATCTTTGATAAATCCAATACGTCATTAATTAATTTCAGTAAAACTCTACCGCTGGTAATAATGGAAAGGGCATATTGCTTCAAATTTTCGTCTGTAAGTTTTCTATTTAAAATTTCGCTAAATCCTAAAATTGCATTCATTGGAGTGCGAATTTCATGACTCATATTTGCTAAGAATTCACTTTTTGCCTTATTAGCATTATCCGCAGCATTTTTTGCTTCGATAAGTTTCTTTTGAAATTCATTTCTTTCAGTCACATCTCGAAAACTTGCAATTGCGCCATACAAATTATTGTCTTTATCGAGTAAGGGGAGTGCATGAACAGAAAGCCATTTTTGATTTCCCTCTTCATCTACAATTCCATGCTCAATAGGACCAACTTCTCTTTTTTCTCTCATGGCAATTGCTAAAGGTAATTGATCCAGAGGGTAAGGGTTACCAATTGAATCAACTTGGCGCCATTCTTTAGAATTAAAATAACGCTTTGCAATTTCAGTTTCTTTAATAGAAAGAATTCTTTCCGCTCCCTTATTTGCATAGATGATTTCGCCTTTGAGGTTAACCTCAACTAGCCCCTCAGGCATAGACTCAAGAATCTCGTTTAATTTCTTCTCTGCTTCTTTTAAAGATATTTCAGTTAATTTTAACTCCGTTATATCTGTGACAAGAACAACAAATCCTTTTACTTTTCCTTCGCTGATGTCTGGAATATATTGAGCCCAGGTATATCCTAATTTGCCGTCAGGTTTAGGGATCGCACGCTCAAATCTTTGAGTGACTCCGTTTAAAGCTCCTAATATAAACGGTTCATTTTTTTTGTAGATAGTTTCTCCCAGAACATCCTGAATTTTCATTCCAATCATTTCTTTTGCAGTTCTTCCAAACCATTCATGATAGGCACGATTAGCAAAACAACAACGTAATTCAGTATCCCAATACCCAATCATTCCGGGAATAAAGTCTATTACACTTTGATTGAAATGATTTTGTTCAATAAGAGTTTCCACCTTATTATTTAAATCCAGGAACTTTATTGCATTTCGGCTAAGAGCAATTAACCCATTGATTTGCTTTTCAGAGAATTCTCTGGGCACTACATCCATAACACTTAAAGTGCCAATTCTATAACCGTCAGATGTAACAAGTGAAGCACCTGCATAGGATAACACTTGCTTGCCTCTTAAGAAATAAGGATAATTCCTGAACCGTTCATCTTTAGAGCAATCTGCAACTGTGAGAACGTTATCAGATAAGATTGTTTTTGCGCACAATGAATAAACCAGCGTTGAATCAGAATTCTCAATGCCAATTGCGGACTTAAGCCAAACACGCTCATCAGTTTCGAAACTAATAAATGCAATCGGTGTATCGCAAATTGACCCAGCTAGTGACACAATGTCATCGTATTCTTCTGATGATGTATCAAATGGGGCATAATTTTTAAGCCTCATTACTCTATCCGGATTACTTTGCGAAAATTTTGACATTGCCTTTATGTAACTGTCAATTTGTATAAAAGAATTTCAACCAATTATTTATGAAAAGCGTTTGGGATATTGCATATAACGTTGCGATTTACATTAGCAAATAGAAAAGCTGGAAGTGAACTACCAGCTAAACGTTAGAAGAGAAAATCCTTGAGTGGTTTAGGTAAATCTGCCCACCTACTAGTAGGGAGTAGGCTAATTTATAGTTTAACAAGCATAGCTTATTGAAGATAATACTTATTATGCGAGATTTTAAAATACTAAAAGAAACATCCTATTTATTTTTAATTCTATCAATTCTTATCCAAGGATCTTGTTTCTTTAGAGCCTACAAAGACAGTGAAGAGATTTTGAAATCAGAAACACTGAAGGAAGAAGAAAAATTTGAAGAGAGAATTACATTTGTTATTGCATACTCGTTTAATCAAGAAAACTTATTAATTTCCGTTTCAAGCTATAAAGCTACTCATAGACAAATTATTGCGCTTATAAAAGAGAAATATAAGGATTCTAAGAAAATTAGATTAAACGATCCAGATGAATCGGAAATAGTCAAAGCCTGTCGTCAAATTAGTATCCTATGTGCACCTGGCGCAGTAATTTTAGTTTCAACGGAATTTCTTTTCCTCCCGTTTCGATTAATAAGCTTTCCCGAAGAACGTTACGAAACAAGAGTCATAGACAAAGGTGTTAGTAAAATCGAAGAAATAAAAATCCCAGACAATATTTTTTTAAAAACAGATTATACTCAGGATAAAAATCAAAAGCTTTACGAAATTAAAAATGGATTAGTTCAAATTCCTATTAATGAATTAATCCTTGGAGAATATAAAAAACCTCTCATAAAACTCATTTTATTTAATACCAAAACGGCTACGAATGATTATGCGACATTCATTGATTTAACAAAAGAAATGGAAAAAGATTCCGAGTTGGTAAAGAGATTAAAAGAAAGATTCTAGAAGAAGCTTCTATCATTATCTGTCTTCTCGACATTCTTATAACAGATAAAACAAATCAAAGTTTATTCTTTACGATAGAAATGTCATTATAGAATGGTGGTTTTTCAATTTTACAAATTAACTTATAGTATCCTAAATATTCCGAAAAGGATTTATCATTGTCAATGGAATCAACTGACTCAACAAATTTTGTCTCAATATATATTGTTTCTCGACTGGACAATTCGATATATGTATAGCCATTAAAACTTGCCGCTCTGACTCTTTTATTATCTTTAATTCTACCAAGCAATGGGCACGGATTTCGCAAGGAATTATCTTCTGCCTCCATATTTTGCAAGAAAATACAATCAGAAAAACAGGTTAATAAAAGTAGAATTATAAAAGAAAGAATCGTTTGTTTCATTTTAATATCATAAATCTTTATTTTTTTAATCAAAAAAAAATATTGCGTTAGCGATCAACTGGATGACTGCGGATAATTCATATCATCCGCAGTCAGGAAGGCGAGCGCGGCGGCTGTCTACATAAAAGTAGAGACGCGATTAATCGCGTCTCTACAACATCGAAATTGCGCCGCAACGCCCGAAAGAAAATTAACCTAAAACTTTTTTAAACTCAGCGGTTAATGCAGGAACTACTTCAAACAAGTCAGCAACAACACCGTAGGTCGCTACTTTGAAAATAGGAGCTTCGGCATCTTTGTTGATTGCGACGATGTATTTAGAAGAACCCATACCAGCCATGTGTTGGATAGATCCAGAAATACCGCACGCAATATAGCAATTAGGCGATACAGTTTTACCTGTTTGTCCAACTTGGTGGCTATGAGAAATCCAACCAGAGTCAACAGCCGCACGAGAAGCACCTAACGCTGCACCTAAAAGATCAGCTAGAGATTGTAACATTGGGAAGTTCTCAGGACCTTTCATACCACGACCACCGGAAACGATGATAGAAGCTTCAGTGAGTTGAATTTTGCTTCCACCGGACAATTCAGTTCCAGTGATTTTTACTTTCACATCACCTGCACCTGCGGATACTGCTTCTACTGCACCGGCACCAGCTTTAGAACCAACCTCTTGTGAGTTTGGACGAACTGTGAATGCTTGTATGTCAGTGGTTACTTTGATGTTTGCGTAAGCTTTACCGGAATAGATTGGTTTTTTAGCTACTACTTTTCCACCGTCAACCGAAAGACCAACTACGTCAGCTACAATTCCAGAGCCGATTTTAACAGCTACTCTTGGAGA
Encoded here:
- a CDS encoding putative Ig domain-containing protein; translation: MKTRLRKFILLQVTTLIALFVSFFFSACALDQNPKLFYIYDLVQKNSVNTSLIQYTVSGTVTGLTGSSLVLQNNGADNISIQGKGSFTFNTALNANATYSVTILTYPSSPTQYCSIANGNGSITNANITNITITCSDLSITYSGSPFTFTINSAINATMPTTVGSITSCSANPTLPAGLSISNTTCEITGTPTTSQTATTYTITASNSILTTTTTISITINSNAFSVTFTGSPYTYTQNTPITTNAPILIGTPTSCSASPALPAGLSINNTTCAISGTPTTIQTLTTYVITASNSNLSITTSIGIIIDANPPSALTYTGSPYSYSQNSAITTNTPTVTGTVTSCSAAPVLPAGLSINATTCAISGTPTGTQAATAYTITASNAFGNTTANINISVIIAAPSALTYTGSPYSYSQNTAITTNTPTVTGTVTSCSASPALPTGLSINATTCAISGTPTVTQATTIHTITATNAGGNTTASISITVTATPSALTYSSSSYTFKNNTAIATITPTVTGTVTSCSASPVLPTGLSIHNTTCAISGTPTVNQGTTSYTITASNAGGSTTATFSIIVQTTVYKIFVTASTFNGDLRTAGGGGDGPAGADNLCNADANKPNTSSYKAILFANGLREARPTLNNWVLQANTVYVRGSDSAPIFTTNASSIFTFGSLTNPFDSGAQKQYWTGFRGSGNEWELGLFRCNEWESSSGIMTGRFGLSDATSYSSISTGAQNNCNTSKYLLCAEQ
- a CDS encoding protein kinase, encoding MQTLEQLQSGKLIGTKNLKLSCGLKKFPSEILALSDTLEQLDLSGNQLSELPDNFDLLKNLKILFLSDNHFTKFPGILSKCINLDIIGFKANEIAEIEEDAFPNNLRWLILTNNHLSQLPNSIGKCYRLQKLMLAGNRLTTLPETLAECKNLELLRISANSLTEIPAWLVSLPKLAWLAFAGNPCSAHYFSSSNLPDISWNELEIKAQLGQGASGIIHKAEWITSNRRSIAIKVFKGGITSDGLPIDEMLASVAAGSHPNLVKLIAKLSNHPENNQGLALELIPDTFENLGNPPSFETCTRDTFKEGLLFHLDSILRILMNICSAIEHLHSREIMHGDLYAHNTLVDKRNFKILFGDFGAATIYKSNSNVVESIIRLETRAFGCLMDDLLQRVYETEMASEAYKSLMKIKLKCLENEVLARPDFTNINKGLVAIKKDYFD
- a CDS encoding hybrid sensor histidine kinase/response regulator, yielding MEKLKKQHQILIVDDMPKNVQVLGQVLSEHGYNIFLATSGFQALKAVEKKMPDLILLDINMPEMDGYETCKLIKEDERFSEIPIIFLTAMSEPENLIKAFAVGGVDYIAKPFNPPELLARVNQQLALKERTEELKRTNENNKELLRVLLHDLRNPIVAIDSINQIFPENQEVYIEMNDILQQATKNCMEILDSVKKMYSIQDKKYNVDIKSVSLLETINSSLLIFKNLLHEKEISIEVNVPKNFLIHVDTNSFSHSVIDNLITNAIKFSFVNSSIQIHAFQKEEQIILSIKDNGIGIPQRILDNIFDITKPTSRPGTKGESGAGYGMPLVKKFLEMSNANIEIKTIESPKTNHGTEILLSFKGSLE
- a CDS encoding response regulator is translated as MSKFSQSNPDRVMRLKNYAPFDTSSEEYDDIVSLAGSICDTPIAFISFETDERVWLKSAIGIENSDSTLVYSLCAKTILSDNVLTVADCSKDERFRNYPYFLRGKQVLSYAGASLVTSDGYRIGTLSVMDVVPREFSEKQINGLIALSRNAIKFLDLNNKVETLIEQNHFNQSVIDFIPGMIGYWDTELRCCFANRAYHEWFGRTAKEMIGMKIQDVLGETIYKKNEPFILGALNGVTQRFERAIPKPDGKLGYTWAQYIPDISEGKVKGFVVLVTDITELKLTEISLKEAEKKLNEILESMPEGLVEVNLKGEIIYANKGAERILSIKETEIAKRYFNSKEWRQVDSIGNPYPLDQLPLAIAMREKREVGPIEHGIVDEEGNQKWLSVHALPLLDKDNNLYGAIASFRDVTERNEFQKKLIEAKNAADNANKAKSEFLANMSHEIRTPMNAILGFSEILNRKLTDENLKQYALSIITSGRVLLKLINDVLDLSKIESGKFELNNSVVHFKKMFEEMQIIFSQKLEEKGLKLDFIISEELPDRIVLDELRLRQILLNLIGNAVKFTHTGYIKVSAKQISYNSKDNTVELLIEVEDTGIGIPKKDQSKIFDAFTQRSGQDHNVYGGTGLGLTIARKLIKLMNGEIFLHSEINQGTRFEIVLKNLEVFSGFSINANLGSEENFDILENEFHFEPGKILVVDDIFVNRQLVRNFLEDFSNLIIIEAENGKLALEAVEENRPDLILMDIKMPVMNGVEAIQILKSNNKTKDIPIIALTASAFEQTKTEVIDSCDGYLQKPVSRKNLIEKISEFLNYKVESKQLDIEESQSENEVRLSLSNVRILIKSIASDTMKKLEDLIEVIDVAETVRLAKQIKSLGKEYEYKPLYLWGRDLEIYADRFDIDKIISLLKQFPDLMDELKKISS
- a CDS encoding electron transfer flavoprotein subunit alpha/FixB family protein, with translation MSNVFVVGEIKDGELKKISRELTSAARKIADTLGGQVEVLLIGAGAEKFAGDLGAVGADKVLTANVGDFNAEAYANVIAETVKAKKPTVVLMPHTGYGKDYSPRVAVKIGSGIVADVVGLSVDGGKVVAKKPIYSGKAYANIKVTTDIQAFTVRPNSQEVGSKAGAGAVEAVSAGAGDVKVKITGTELSGGSKIQLTEASIIVSGGRGMKGPENFPMLQSLADLLGAALGASRAAVDSGWISHSHQVGQTGKTVSPNCYIACGISGSIQHMAGMGSSKYIVAINKDAEAPIFKVATYGVVADLFEVVPALTAEFKKVLG